From one Equus asinus isolate D_3611 breed Donkey chromosome 5, EquAss-T2T_v2, whole genome shotgun sequence genomic stretch:
- the EHHADH gene encoding peroxisomal bifunctional enzyme isoform X2, producing the protein MAISLQAQVGLPEVSLGLLPGGRGTQLLPRLIGVPAALDLITSGRRILADEALKLGILDEIVNSDPVEEAIKLAQRVSDQPLESRRRYNKPVQSLPNMDTIFSEALLKMRKQYPGCLSQETCVRVVQAAVQYPYEVGIKKEEELFMYLLESGQARALQYAFLAERNARKWSTPSGASWKTASPQPISSAGVVGLGTMGRGIVISLAKAKIPVIAVESDKKQLEIANKIITSALEREVSKMQQSGHPWSGPKPRLTTAMKELSDVDLVIEAVFEEMNLKKKVFAELSAVCKPEAFLCTNTSALDVDEIASSTNRPHLVIGTHFFSPAHVMKLLEVIPSRYSSPTTIATVMNLSRKIQKFGVVVGNCFSFVGNRMLNSYYNQTYFLLEEGSKPEEIDQVLEEFGFKLGPFRVSDLAGLDVGWKSRKGRGLTGPTLPPGTPARKRDNRRYCPIPDMLCELGRFGQKTGKGWYQYDKPLGKIHKPDPWLSKFLSQYRETYHIVPRIISQDEILERCLYSLINEAFRILGDGIAASPEHIDVIYLHGYKWPRHKGGPMFYASTVGLPTVLEKLQKYYRQNPDIPQLEPCNYLKKLASQGNPPLKEWQSLAGPPTSKL; encoded by the exons gaAGACGTATTTTGGCAGATGAAGCACTCAAGCTGGGTATTCTAGATGAAATTGTGAACTCAGACCCGGTTGAAGAAGCAATCAAATTAGCCCAGAGAGTTTCCG ATCAACCTCTGGAATCCCGTAGACGCTACAACAAGCCAGTTCAGAGCTTGCCCAACATGGACACCATTTTCAGTGAAGCCCTCTTGAAGATGCGGAAGCAGTACCCTGGGTGTCTTTCTCAGGAGACTTGTGTCCGTGTGGTCCAGGCTGCCGTCCAGTATCCCTATGAAGTGGGCATTAAGAAGGAAGAGGAGCTATTTATGTACCTTTTGGAATCAGGGCAGGCCAGAGCCCTGCAATATGCTTTCTTGGCTGAGAGGAATGCACGTAAGTGGTCAACTCCGTCTGGAGCATCCTGGAAAACAGCATCACCACAGCCCATCTCCTCAGCTGGCGTTGTCG GCTTGGGAACAATGGGCCGGGGCATTGTCATTTCTCTTGCAAAGGCCAAGATCCCTGTGATTGCTGTAGAATCAGACAAGAAGCAGCTAGAAATTGCAAACAAGATAATAACCTCTGCCTTGGAAAGGGAAGTGTCCAAAATGCAGCAGAGTGGCCACCCTTGGTCAGGACCAAAACCCAGGTTAACTACAGCTATGAAGGAGCTTAGTGATGTAGATTTAGTCATTGAAGCTGTGTTTGAGGAAATGAACCTGAAGAAGAAGGTCTTTGCTGAACTGTCAGCCGTGTGCAAGCCAGAAGCTTTTTTGTGCACCAATACTTCAGCCCTGGACGTTGATGAGATTGCTTCTTCCACTAATCGTCCTCACTTGGTCATTGGCACCCACTTCTTCTCACCAGCTCATGTCATGAAGTTGTTAGAGGTTATTCCCAGCCGGTATTCTTCCCCCACTACCATTGCAACTGTTATGAACTTATCAAGAAAGATTCAAAAATTTGGAGTAGTTGTAGGCaactgtttttcatttgttgGGAATCGAATGTTGAATTCATATTACAATCAGACATATTTCTTGTTAGAAGAAGGCAGTAAGCCAGAGGAGATAGATCAGGTGCTGGAGGAGTTTGGTTTTAAATTGGGACCTTTCAGAGTGTCTGATCTTGCTGGGTTGGATGTGGGTTGGAAATCTCGAAAGGGGCGAGGTCTTACGGGACCTACGTTGCCTCCAGGAACTCCTGCCCGAAAGCGAGACAATAGGAGATATTGCCCAATTCCTGATATGCTCTGTGAATTAGGACGATTTGGCCAGAAAACAGGTAAGGGTTGGTACCAATATGACAAGCCTCTGGGCAAGATTCACAAACCTGATCCCTGGCTTTCCAAATTTTTGTCACAGTACAGAGAAACCTATCACATTGTACCACGTATTATTAGCCAGGATGAGATCCTTGAGCGCTGCTTGTATTCACTCATCAATGAAGCATTCCGCATTTTGGGAGATGGGATAGCTGCTAGTCCAGAGCACATTGATGTTATCTATTTACATGGGTATAAATGGCCAAGGCACAAGGGTGGGCCCATGTTCTATGCTTCCACAGTGGGGTTGCCCACAGTGCTAGAGAAGTTGCAGAAATATTACAGACAGAATCCTGATATTCCCCAACTGGAGCCATGTAACTATCTGAAAAAATTGGCTTCCCAGGGAAACCCTCCTCTGAAAGAATGGCAAAGCTTGGCAGGACCCCCCACCAGTAAATTGTGA